In Amycolatopsis sp. EV170708-02-1, the following are encoded in one genomic region:
- a CDS encoding TIGR03619 family F420-dependent LLM class oxidoreductase, with translation MTAVRLGIALPQYGPLASMDAVTGFAAAAEELGYESLWVGDRVLAPVSPSDFYPGGTPERPYPPEFVTFADPLILLTVAASVTNKVRLGTSTLTGTVYPAVVLARMLTSLDQVSGGRLDVGLGIGWLRDEYTATGTPWKGRGGQLEELLDVLGKFWTGDLLEHEGDRWRIPAAKVGLRPVQRPHPPVLLGGLSPVALDRVGRRADGWLPAGLPAPYLAKLWQTVEAAAEKAGRDPGALRRVLRINPKPGTDLKDVAAQLEAAAETGIAEAFVDPHYLARDVTHALDLAAELRDLVPKT, from the coding sequence GTGACCGCGGTGCGCTTGGGAATCGCGCTTCCGCAATACGGTCCCCTCGCGTCGATGGACGCCGTGACCGGTTTCGCCGCGGCCGCCGAGGAGCTCGGGTACGAGTCCTTGTGGGTCGGGGACCGGGTGCTGGCGCCGGTCTCGCCGTCGGATTTCTACCCCGGCGGCACACCGGAACGGCCGTATCCGCCCGAATTCGTCACCTTCGCCGATCCGCTGATCCTGCTGACGGTGGCCGCGAGCGTCACGAACAAGGTCCGGCTGGGCACGAGCACGCTCACCGGAACGGTGTATCCGGCCGTCGTGCTCGCCCGGATGCTCACTTCACTGGATCAGGTGAGTGGTGGCCGTCTGGACGTCGGGCTCGGCATCGGCTGGCTTCGCGACGAGTACACGGCGACAGGCACGCCCTGGAAGGGGCGCGGCGGACAGCTGGAGGAGCTTCTCGACGTCCTTGGGAAGTTCTGGACCGGCGACCTGCTCGAGCACGAAGGCGACCGCTGGCGGATCCCGGCGGCGAAGGTGGGGCTCCGACCGGTGCAGCGCCCGCATCCGCCAGTGCTGCTCGGCGGGCTGTCGCCGGTCGCGCTGGATCGTGTCGGCCGCCGCGCGGACGGCTGGCTTCCGGCGGGTCTTCCCGCGCCGTATCTGGCGAAGCTCTGGCAAACCGTGGAGGCCGCGGCCGAGAAGGCGGGCCGCGACCCCGGCGCGCTGCGGCGGGTGCTGCGGATCAATCCGAAGCCGGGGACGGACCTCAAGGACGTCGCGGCGCAGCTGGAGGCGGCCGCCGAAACCGGGATCGCCGAAGCCTTCGTCGACCCGCACTATCTCGCGCGGGACGTCACGCACGCGCTCGACCTCGCCGCGGAACTGCGCGACCTCGTTCCGAAGACCTGA
- a CDS encoding SGNH/GDSL hydrolase family protein, whose product MTQVAYNERVTQRRTGGGCLFLVIVLSVLGIAYHLWERGTAVTPAGVTTSDGAGRYVALGDSYTASPGTGRPVGAPAGCDRSDNNYPSLLAAKLRPAEFVDVSCGGATTEHLTGEQKTRDGTNAPQLDAVDGDTTLVTVGIGGNDVGFAGFASQCATQIQTASPCKTQLTAGGRDQLAERITAAADRLGGILDQIRAKAPSARIVVVGYPTVLPDDDAGCWPVLPVGAGDVAYFRDSLKRLNTALQDTAKAHEAGFADMSTASKGRDMCSAANRRWVEGPTPLVPAAPLHPNARGGQGMAEVLEKLLKLA is encoded by the coding sequence GTGACCCAGGTCGCGTACAACGAACGGGTGACGCAGCGAAGAACGGGCGGCGGCTGCCTCTTCCTGGTGATCGTGCTGTCCGTCCTGGGGATCGCTTATCACCTTTGGGAGCGTGGAACGGCGGTGACACCGGCGGGGGTCACCACTTCGGACGGTGCGGGCCGGTACGTGGCCCTGGGCGATTCCTACACGGCCTCGCCGGGCACCGGGCGGCCGGTGGGCGCGCCGGCGGGCTGCGACCGCTCGGACAACAACTACCCGAGCCTGCTCGCCGCGAAGCTGCGTCCGGCCGAGTTCGTCGACGTCAGCTGCGGCGGCGCCACGACCGAGCACCTCACCGGCGAGCAGAAGACGCGGGACGGCACGAACGCCCCGCAGCTCGACGCCGTCGATGGCGACACGACGCTGGTGACCGTCGGGATCGGTGGGAACGACGTGGGCTTCGCCGGCTTCGCGAGCCAGTGCGCGACGCAGATACAGACCGCTTCGCCCTGCAAGACCCAGCTGACCGCGGGCGGGCGCGACCAGCTCGCCGAGCGGATCACCGCCGCGGCGGACCGGCTCGGCGGAATCCTGGACCAGATCCGCGCGAAGGCCCCTTCGGCGCGCATCGTGGTCGTGGGATACCCGACGGTGCTTCCGGACGACGACGCCGGTTGCTGGCCCGTCCTGCCGGTCGGAGCGGGGGACGTGGCCTACTTCCGCGACTCGCTGAAACGCCTCAACACGGCCTTGCAGGACACGGCGAAGGCGCACGAAGCGGGCTTCGCCGACATGTCGACCGCGAGCAAAGGGCGGGACATGTGCAGTGCCGCGAACCGGCGATGGGTCGAGGGCCCCACGCCCTTGGTGCCCGCGGCGCCCCTGCACCCGAACGCCCGAGGCGGGCAGGGAATGGCGGAGGTCCTGGAGAAGCTGCTCAAGCTCGCGTAG
- a CDS encoding MaoC family dehydratase: protein MSTFTVGEELTPLTIDVTRDQLVRYAGASLDFNPIHWNEAFAKEVGLPDVIAHGMLTMALGARLVTDWLGDPGRLVDYFARFTRPVVVPNEGAATIEFTGKVAVVNDDGTARVDITAKFEGKAVLGKAQAVVRT, encoded by the coding sequence GTGAGCACGTTCACCGTCGGGGAAGAACTGACGCCGCTGACCATCGATGTCACCCGCGACCAGCTGGTGCGCTACGCCGGCGCGTCGCTGGACTTCAACCCCATCCACTGGAACGAGGCCTTCGCCAAGGAGGTCGGCCTTCCCGACGTCATCGCGCACGGGATGCTGACCATGGCGCTCGGGGCGCGGCTCGTCACCGACTGGCTCGGCGACCCCGGCCGCCTCGTCGACTACTTCGCGCGCTTCACGCGCCCCGTGGTCGTGCCGAACGAGGGCGCGGCGACGATCGAGTTCACCGGGAAGGTCGCCGTGGTCAACGACGACGGCACCGCCCGCGTCGACATCACCGCCAAGTTCGAGGGCAAGGCCGTCCTGGGCAAGGCGCAGGCGGTCGTCCGCACCTGA
- a CDS encoding MaoC family dehydratase N-terminal domain-containing protein produces the protein MALDQSFTGRVYPPTSTYEVSREKIREFADALGDTNPLYRDTEAAKAAGYPDVIAPPTFLTIINLASINAIVSDPELGLDYSRMVHGDQRFTYTRPVHAGDVLSLTTHIDNIMARAGNDFINLRAEIAGADGGLIATTNAQLVVRGEDA, from the coding sequence GTGGCCTTGGACCAGTCGTTCACCGGGCGGGTGTACCCGCCGACCAGTACCTATGAAGTGAGTCGCGAGAAGATCCGGGAGTTCGCCGACGCGCTCGGCGACACGAACCCGCTCTACCGCGACACCGAAGCGGCGAAGGCGGCCGGCTATCCCGACGTCATCGCGCCGCCGACGTTCCTGACGATCATCAACCTCGCCTCGATCAACGCGATCGTCTCGGACCCCGAGCTGGGCCTCGACTATTCGCGGATGGTCCACGGCGACCAGCGGTTCACCTACACGCGGCCGGTGCACGCGGGCGACGTGCTGTCGCTCACCACGCATATCGACAACATCATGGCCCGCGCCGGGAACGACTTCATCAACCTGCGCGCCGAGATCGCCGGCGCCGACGGCGGCCTGATCGCCACCACGAACGCCCAGCTCGTGGTCCGAGGGGAGGACGCGTGA
- the rpmG gene encoding 50S ribosomal protein L33 — protein MAATDVRPKITLACEECKHRNYITKKNRRNNPDRLEMKKFCPNCGTHRTHKETR, from the coding sequence GTGGCTGCCACTGACGTGCGACCGAAGATCACGCTCGCGTGTGAGGAGTGCAAGCACCGCAACTACATCACCAAGAAGAACCGGCGCAACAACCCGGATCGCCTGGAGATGAAGAAGTTCTGCCCGAACTGCGGTACGCACCGGACTCACAAAGAGACCCGCTGA
- a CDS encoding GNAT family N-acetyltransferase → MNSHAIAAGHAERLATVDALLPEMPALEPAEGSVSLSATAGDSAAAGLSVRTEAGPDSVDSPWRALVEHRLEARLTGPSPEAALDALLTRWDEHLKTVAPPGDVETAATVVRPSRDSPGSAELLRRGFAPVLVIAVRPADRLAVTGPPATPGVHIRPAEVDDLETAVGLELELQRYDAQFGSVTLREGAEETITADLSKELGRENPTLWIAELYGRPLGMVRVQFPGDTAWIRGRVAAEKVGYLSSLAVAEQARSSGVGTALAAHAHQVFDECGTDAVLLHHALANPRSTPFWYAQGYRPLWTYWRRRPAVP, encoded by the coding sequence ATGAATAGCCACGCCATCGCCGCCGGGCATGCCGAGCGGCTCGCCACCGTGGACGCCCTGCTCCCCGAAATGCCTGCACTGGAGCCTGCCGAGGGCTCCGTGTCACTCTCCGCGACAGCGGGCGACTCGGCCGCCGCCGGATTGTCGGTACGGACCGAAGCGGGCCCCGATTCTGTTGACTCTCCGTGGCGGGCCCTCGTCGAGCATCGCCTCGAAGCCCGCCTCACCGGCCCCAGCCCGGAAGCGGCCCTCGACGCATTACTCACCCGATGGGATGAACATCTGAAGACCGTGGCCCCACCTGGGGATGTCGAGACGGCGGCGACCGTGGTGCGGCCCAGCCGGGACTCCCCCGGCTCGGCCGAATTACTGCGTCGCGGCTTCGCGCCGGTGCTGGTGATCGCGGTCCGCCCGGCCGACCGGCTCGCCGTGACCGGACCGCCCGCCACTCCCGGCGTGCACATCCGGCCCGCCGAAGTGGATGATCTCGAAACCGCCGTCGGACTGGAACTGGAATTGCAGCGTTATGACGCGCAGTTCGGTTCTGTCACTTTGCGCGAGGGCGCGGAGGAAACGATCACGGCGGACCTGTCGAAAGAGCTGGGCCGGGAAAATCCGACGTTGTGGATCGCCGAGCTGTACGGCCGTCCGCTGGGCATGGTGCGGGTGCAGTTCCCCGGCGACACGGCGTGGATCCGCGGCCGGGTCGCGGCCGAGAAGGTCGGCTACCTGTCGTCGCTGGCGGTGGCGGAACAGGCTCGTTCGAGCGGGGTGGGGACCGCGCTCGCCGCGCACGCGCACCAGGTCTTCGACGAATGCGGCACCGACGCCGTGCTGCTGCACCACGCGCTGGCCAATCCGCGCTCGACACCGTTCTGGTACGCGCAGGGCTACCGGCCGCTCTGGACGTACTGGCGGCGGCGACCGGCCGTCCCGTGA
- a CDS encoding SAM-dependent methyltransferase, with the protein MTRDDDAAPVAPTGVDTEKPSAARIYDWFLGGTHNWAVDREFARALEKQWRWVKPGARHNREFMNRVVRAALDAGIRQFIDLGSGVPTAGNVHEIVQEELEPGDTAKVVYVDYEPVAVAHAELILERHEATDWAGIVQADMRRPKDVLRHPETLRLIDFDQPVCLMMMAVLHFAGPHDDPPALVATYRNALAPGSWLGLSHMSFGGQTGKDADGLHWMVEQYRKTSNPVWMRDREEIEPLFGDWPLLEPGVVHLPDWRPVRELRRDEEGARPFAWCGVSVHP; encoded by the coding sequence GTGACGAGGGACGATGACGCGGCCCCGGTGGCGCCGACCGGGGTCGACACCGAGAAGCCGTCCGCGGCGAGGATCTACGACTGGTTCCTCGGCGGGACACACAACTGGGCGGTCGATCGAGAGTTCGCCCGGGCACTGGAAAAGCAGTGGCGCTGGGTCAAACCGGGCGCGCGGCACAACCGCGAGTTCATGAACCGCGTCGTGCGCGCGGCGCTGGACGCCGGCATCCGGCAGTTCATCGATCTGGGCTCCGGTGTCCCGACAGCCGGGAACGTGCACGAGATCGTGCAAGAGGAACTGGAGCCCGGCGATACGGCGAAGGTCGTGTACGTCGACTACGAGCCGGTGGCGGTGGCGCACGCGGAGCTGATCCTCGAACGCCACGAGGCGACCGACTGGGCGGGGATCGTCCAGGCGGACATGCGGCGACCGAAGGACGTCCTGCGGCATCCGGAGACGCTGCGGCTGATCGATTTCGACCAGCCGGTGTGCCTGATGATGATGGCCGTCCTGCATTTCGCCGGGCCGCACGACGATCCGCCCGCACTGGTCGCGACGTACCGGAACGCGCTCGCGCCGGGCAGCTGGCTGGGGCTGTCGCATATGAGCTTCGGCGGCCAGACCGGCAAGGACGCCGACGGGCTGCACTGGATGGTCGAGCAGTACCGGAAGACGAGCAATCCGGTGTGGATGCGGGACCGCGAAGAGATCGAGCCGCTCTTCGGTGACTGGCCGCTGCTGGAGCCCGGCGTCGTCCACCTTCCGGACTGGCGGCCCGTGCGGGAGCTGCGGCGGGACGAAGAAGGCGCCCGGCCGTTCGCCTGGTGCGGCGTCTCGGTCCACCCCTGA
- the lon gene encoding endopeptidase La, with amino-acid sequence MTDNRLLPVLPLDDDVVLPGMIVPLDLADTETRAAVESAQANTPAQASFPGIRSSAATKAEVLIVPRVHGEYAELGTIATVERIGRVPGGKTAVLLRGTRRAVVGRIADGPGAARWVHAEVATETTDDNSAKLASEYKSVVLAILQQRGGWQMIDAVQEVKDPSALADLAGNSSYLNTEQKLELLTALDVSARLEKALEWSREQLAELEVTDTIRKDVQEGMEKQQKEFLLRRQLEAIRKELGELDGTANDDDYRARVEAAELPDAVKKAALSEVDKLERTSDQSPEGGWIRTWLDTVLELPWNERTTDVHDIAAARDILDADHAGLDDVKERIIEYLAVRKRRAESGLGPVGGRRSGAVLALAGPPGVGKTSLGESVAKAMGRKFVRVALGGIRDEAEIRGHRRTYVGALPGRIVRAIKEAGSMNPVVLLDEIDKVGADYRGDPTAALLEVLDPEQNHTFRDHYLEVELDLSDVVFLATANALETIPGPLLDRMELVTLDGYTEHEKVTIARDHLLPRELERAGLGKDDVTLTDGAFSRIAAEYTREAGVRNANRTIAKVLRKVATKVALDEVALPLTIDADGLETYLGRPRHLPESSLPASTQRTSTPGVATGLAVTGAGGDVLYIEASLADPESGSTGLSLTGQLGDVMKESVQIALSYLRSRGAELELPVGDLKDRGIHVHVPAGAVPKDGPSAGITMTTALASLLSGRVVKSDVAMTGEVSLTGRVLPIGGVKQKLLAAHRAGMKTVIIPQRNEPDLDDVPAEVLAQLDVHAVANVRDVLDIALAPATAPVAQAA; translated from the coding sequence ATGACCGACAACCGCCTCCTGCCCGTCCTCCCGCTCGATGACGACGTCGTGCTGCCGGGCATGATCGTCCCGCTCGACCTCGCCGACACGGAGACGCGCGCCGCGGTGGAGTCCGCCCAGGCCAACACGCCTGCCCAGGCTTCCTTCCCGGGGATCCGGTCCAGCGCCGCCACCAAGGCCGAGGTGCTGATCGTCCCCCGCGTCCACGGCGAGTACGCCGAGCTCGGCACCATCGCGACCGTCGAGCGCATCGGGCGGGTGCCCGGCGGCAAGACCGCGGTGCTGTTGCGCGGCACCCGCCGCGCCGTCGTCGGCCGCATCGCCGACGGCCCCGGCGCCGCCCGCTGGGTCCACGCCGAGGTCGCGACCGAGACCACCGACGACAACTCCGCGAAGCTCGCGTCCGAGTACAAGAGCGTCGTCCTCGCGATCCTCCAGCAGCGTGGCGGCTGGCAGATGATCGACGCGGTCCAGGAGGTCAAGGACCCGTCCGCGCTCGCCGACCTCGCGGGCAACTCGTCGTACCTGAACACCGAGCAGAAGCTCGAACTGCTCACCGCGCTCGACGTTTCGGCACGGCTCGAAAAGGCCCTCGAATGGAGCCGCGAGCAGCTGGCCGAACTCGAGGTCACCGACACCATCCGCAAGGACGTCCAGGAGGGCATGGAGAAGCAGCAGAAGGAGTTCCTGCTGCGCCGCCAGCTCGAAGCGATCCGCAAGGAGCTGGGCGAACTCGACGGCACGGCCAACGACGACGACTACCGCGCCCGCGTCGAGGCCGCCGAGCTGCCGGACGCGGTCAAGAAGGCCGCACTGTCCGAAGTGGACAAACTGGAGCGCACCTCCGACCAGTCCCCCGAGGGCGGCTGGATCCGCACGTGGCTGGACACGGTCCTCGAACTGCCGTGGAACGAGCGCACCACCGACGTCCACGACATCGCCGCCGCGCGCGACATCCTCGACGCCGACCACGCCGGTCTCGACGACGTGAAGGAACGCATCATCGAGTACCTGGCCGTGCGCAAACGTCGCGCGGAGTCGGGCCTCGGCCCCGTCGGCGGGCGCCGTTCGGGCGCGGTGCTGGCGCTCGCCGGCCCTCCCGGGGTCGGCAAGACGTCGCTCGGCGAGTCCGTGGCGAAGGCGATGGGCCGCAAGTTCGTCCGCGTCGCGCTCGGTGGCATCCGCGACGAGGCGGAGATCCGCGGTCACCGCCGCACCTACGTCGGCGCGCTGCCCGGCCGGATCGTCCGCGCCATCAAGGAAGCGGGCTCGATGAATCCGGTCGTGCTGCTCGACGAGATCGACAAGGTCGGCGCCGACTACCGCGGCGACCCGACGGCCGCACTGCTGGAGGTGCTGGACCCGGAGCAGAACCACACCTTCCGCGACCACTACCTCGAGGTCGAGCTCGACCTGTCCGACGTCGTGTTCCTCGCGACGGCGAACGCGCTCGAAACCATCCCCGGCCCGCTGCTGGACCGGATGGAGCTGGTCACCCTCGACGGCTACACCGAGCACGAGAAGGTCACCATCGCCCGCGACCACCTGCTCCCCCGCGAGCTGGAGCGCGCCGGTCTCGGCAAGGACGACGTCACGCTGACCGACGGCGCGTTCAGCCGCATCGCCGCCGAGTACACGCGGGAAGCCGGGGTGCGCAACGCGAACCGGACCATCGCGAAGGTTCTGCGGAAGGTGGCGACCAAGGTCGCGCTGGACGAGGTCGCGCTGCCGCTGACGATCGACGCCGACGGGCTGGAGACCTACCTCGGCCGCCCACGGCACCTGCCGGAGTCCTCGCTGCCCGCGTCGACCCAGCGCACGTCGACCCCGGGCGTGGCCACCGGGCTGGCGGTGACCGGTGCCGGCGGTGACGTCCTCTACATCGAGGCGTCGCTGGCGGATCCGGAGTCCGGCTCCACCGGGCTGTCGCTGACCGGTCAGCTGGGTGACGTGATGAAGGAGTCGGTGCAGATCGCGTTGTCGTACCTGCGTTCGCGCGGCGCGGAGCTGGAACTCCCGGTCGGCGATCTGAAGGACCGCGGCATCCACGTGCACGTCCCGGCGGGCGCGGTGCCCAAGGACGGGCCGAGCGCCGGTATCACGATGACGACCGCCCTCGCGTCCTTGCTTTCGGGTCGGGTCGTGAAGTCGGACGTCGCGATGACCGGTGAGGTGTCGCTGACCGGGCGCGTGCTGCCGATCGGCGGGGTCAAGCAGAAGCTGCTGGCCGCGCACCGGGCCGGGATGAAGACGGTGATCATCCCGCAGCGCAACGAGCCCGATCTGGACGACGTCCCGGCCGAAGTGCTGGCACAGCTGGACGTCCACGCCGTGGCGAACGTCCGCGACGTGCTGGACATCGCGCTGGCCCCGGCGACGGCTCCGGTCGCCCAAGCGGCGTAA